Proteins encoded together in one Citromicrobium bathyomarinum window:
- a CDS encoding cobalamin B12-binding domain-containing protein — MPESTHSAPLTDWGESEMASVFGKGSTAFRSMIPSPRGSRRRAEQAHTRDLVDIVEHQMIPRLMLAHSRERPATIVEERAPITPDDAESFAVNLLEWEADRALLEVEALMSAGQDIRSIFLDLLAPAARKLGVLWEEDECDFVEVTMGLWRLQEVMREIASRTPPVERAMQAPARALFSAIPGDQHGFGALMIDEVFARAGWESEALIDPQRRELLSVISRKPFDLVGLTVTNDCPSSALQSLIRAIRTVSSNPQTCIMIGGRMVNANPNIADEVGADGTANDAFAALELAEQMVAKTGLVLNPT, encoded by the coding sequence ATGCCCGAGTCGACGCACTCCGCGCCGCTAACAGACTGGGGAGAGTCTGAAATGGCATCGGTATTTGGCAAGGGTTCCACCGCCTTCCGCAGCATGATCCCGAGCCCCCGGGGCTCGAGACGACGAGCGGAACAGGCCCACACCAGAGATCTGGTCGACATTGTCGAGCATCAGATGATTCCGCGCCTGATGCTCGCGCATTCGCGCGAACGCCCGGCAACGATCGTCGAGGAGCGCGCTCCGATCACGCCCGACGATGCGGAAAGCTTCGCGGTCAATCTGCTCGAATGGGAGGCCGACCGCGCTCTGCTCGAAGTGGAAGCGCTGATGAGCGCCGGGCAGGATATCCGTTCCATCTTCCTCGACCTTCTCGCCCCTGCCGCCCGCAAGCTGGGAGTGTTGTGGGAAGAGGACGAATGCGATTTCGTCGAGGTCACCATGGGCCTGTGGCGCCTGCAGGAAGTGATGCGCGAGATCGCCTCGCGCACCCCGCCGGTCGAGCGCGCCATGCAAGCCCCTGCACGGGCACTGTTTTCCGCCATCCCTGGAGATCAGCACGGATTCGGCGCACTGATGATCGATGAAGTCTTCGCTCGCGCAGGGTGGGAAAGCGAAGCTCTGATCGATCCGCAGCGGCGCGAGCTGCTCTCCGTGATTTCCCGGAAACCCTTCGATCTGGTGGGATTGACCGTGACAAACGATTGCCCTAGCTCCGCGCTCCAATCCCTGATCCGGGCGATCCGCACGGTTTCGTCCAATCCACAGACCTGCATCATGATCGGTGGGCGGATGGTCAACGCCAATCCGAACATTGCAGACGAGGTTGGTGCAGATGGTACGGCGAACGATGCCTTTGCGGCACTCGAGCTCGCCGAACAGATGGTCGCGAAGACAGGACTAGTCCTTAACCCCACTTGA